In Pelosinus sp. UFO1, one genomic interval encodes:
- a CDS encoding methylmalonyl-CoA mutase, translating into MDNESLKAKVAEYTAKVEKASAKFPERKNLEYNRLYTPLDLEGQDYERDLGLPGSYPFTRGVQPTMYRGRFWTMRMYAGFSTAEESNKRYRYLLESGSTGLSCAFDLPTQIGYDSDDIISEGEVGKVGVAIDSLADMEILFDQIDLGKVSTSMTINAPASVLLAMYIAVAEKNGIGADKLNGTIQNDILKEYAARGTYIFPPKPSMRLITNIFEYCSKNVPNWNTISISGYHIREAGSTAAQEIAFTIADGIAYCEAAIKAGLDVDAFAGRLSFFWNAHNNVLEEVAKFRASRRVWAKVMKERFGAKNPKSWMLRVHTQTAGSMLTAQQPENNIVRVALQTAAAVMGGTQSLHTNSKDEALALPTEDSVRVALRTQQIVAYESGLADVVDPLAGSYYVEAMTNEIEAAAWEYIKKIDDIGGAVVAIEEGYIQREIQDSAYKWQKEVENNDRVIVGVNKFQIEEKPIEGLLRVDASVGELQKKKLADLRAKRDNAAVTAALSKLEAACKDESVNLMPIILEAVKTYATLGEICGVMRKVFGEYQAHATL; encoded by the coding sequence ATGGATAATGAAAGTTTGAAAGCAAAAGTGGCGGAGTATACTGCCAAAGTAGAAAAAGCAAGTGCAAAATTCCCAGAACGCAAAAACCTGGAGTATAACAGACTCTATACTCCATTAGACCTTGAGGGACAAGATTATGAGCGTGATCTAGGATTACCAGGCTCTTATCCTTTCACTCGTGGTGTACAACCTACTATGTATCGCGGTCGTTTCTGGACCATGCGTATGTATGCAGGTTTCTCCACAGCAGAAGAATCCAACAAAAGATATCGCTACCTGTTAGAATCAGGCAGCACAGGCCTTTCTTGCGCCTTCGACTTACCAACCCAAATTGGTTATGATTCGGATGATATCATCTCCGAAGGCGAAGTCGGTAAAGTTGGGGTAGCGATTGACTCCTTGGCAGATATGGAAATTTTGTTTGATCAAATCGATTTAGGCAAAGTATCCACCTCCATGACAATTAATGCTCCTGCATCCGTATTACTTGCCATGTACATTGCCGTAGCTGAAAAGAATGGCATTGGAGCTGACAAATTAAACGGTACCATTCAAAATGATATTTTGAAAGAATATGCAGCACGTGGTACATACATTTTCCCTCCAAAACCTTCTATGCGTTTAATCACTAACATCTTTGAATATTGCTCCAAGAATGTACCGAACTGGAACACCATTTCCATTTCCGGTTACCATATCCGTGAAGCCGGCTCCACTGCTGCCCAAGAAATCGCTTTCACCATTGCGGATGGTATTGCGTATTGTGAAGCAGCGATTAAAGCAGGCCTTGACGTTGATGCCTTTGCTGGTCGTTTATCCTTCTTCTGGAACGCACACAACAACGTATTAGAAGAAGTAGCGAAATTCCGTGCATCCCGTCGTGTATGGGCAAAAGTCATGAAAGAACGTTTTGGCGCAAAAAATCCAAAATCTTGGATGCTTCGCGTACATACACAAACAGCAGGTTCCATGCTAACTGCACAACAACCTGAAAACAACATCGTTCGTGTTGCCTTGCAAACAGCAGCAGCTGTAATGGGTGGTACACAATCCTTGCACACGAACTCCAAAGATGAAGCATTGGCATTGCCAACAGAAGATTCTGTACGTGTAGCACTTCGTACCCAACAAATCGTTGCTTACGAAAGTGGACTTGCTGACGTTGTCGATCCATTGGCCGGTTCCTACTATGTAGAAGCTATGACCAATGAAATCGAAGCAGCTGCTTGGGAATATATTAAGAAAATTGATGATATCGGTGGCGCAGTTGTTGCCATTGAAGAAGGTTATATCCAAAGAGAAATCCAAGACAGTGCTTACAAATGGCAAAAAGAAGTGGAAAACAATGATCGCGTAATCGTTGGAGTAAACAAATTCCAAATCGAAGAAAAACCAATAGAAGGCCTCTTACGAGTCGATGCTTCTGTAGGCGAATTGCAAAAGAAAAAATTGGCTGATCTAAGAGCCAAACGTGATAACGCTGCTGTAACTGCTGCTTTGAGCAAACTAGAAGCTGCATGTAAGGATGAGAGCGTAAACCTAATGCCAATTATTTTAGAAGCAGTTAAGACCTATGCAACACTAGGCGAAATTTGTGGCGTAATGCGTAAAGTCTTTGGTGAATACCAAGCGCATGCAACACTGTAA
- a CDS encoding acetyl-CoA hydrolase/transferase family protein, translated as MIDIKDRVRNKALHAKIVSAEEAATVIKPGMNIGTSGFTPSGYPKAVPMALAERIKKDHFQINLWTGASVGKELDGALAAVNGINKRLPYQTNNEIRKSLNSGGVKYCDLHLSETAQLSRYGFLGGKVDVAIVEACAITEEGHIVPTTSMGNSASFVQSADIVIVEINTSQPLALEGMHDVYIPLDPPHRLPINIAKADDRIGTPYIPCGLDKITYIVPCDIRDDVRDLAAIDDDARAMSKHFIDFLKADIKAGRMPKGLLPLQSGVGSVANAVVSGFAESDFTDLEVYTEVIQDGMLDLADAGKLKFASGTSFSPSPAGLERFYKNIDSYRKIMMLRPQEIANSPEVARRIGVIAMNTAIELDIYGNVNSTHIMGSKMMNGIGGSGDFARNAYLTCFFSTSTAKNGAISSIVPMVSHADHSEHDVDIFVTELGVADVRGLSPRERARVIIENCAHPDYKPMLMDYLERAEAATKCAHTPHILSEALSWHTRFLETGSMKK; from the coding sequence ATGATTGATATCAAAGATCGTGTGCGTAACAAAGCGCTTCATGCCAAAATTGTAAGCGCAGAGGAAGCTGCGACAGTTATTAAGCCGGGAATGAATATCGGAACCAGTGGATTTACACCATCTGGTTACCCAAAAGCTGTACCAATGGCTCTAGCTGAAAGAATCAAGAAAGATCATTTTCAAATCAACCTTTGGACTGGTGCGTCAGTCGGTAAAGAGCTAGATGGCGCATTAGCAGCAGTAAATGGGATTAATAAACGATTACCTTATCAAACAAATAACGAAATCCGTAAGTCACTGAATTCCGGTGGCGTTAAATATTGCGATTTGCATTTAAGCGAAACAGCACAACTATCCAGATATGGATTTTTGGGCGGTAAAGTGGATGTAGCCATTGTAGAAGCGTGTGCGATTACCGAAGAAGGACATATCGTACCAACGACGTCTATGGGAAATTCTGCATCTTTTGTACAAAGTGCTGATATTGTTATTGTTGAAATCAATACATCCCAGCCATTGGCTCTTGAAGGTATGCACGATGTGTATATTCCTCTTGATCCTCCTCATCGTTTACCCATTAACATTGCAAAAGCAGATGATCGTATTGGAACTCCATATATTCCATGTGGTTTGGACAAGATAACTTATATCGTTCCTTGCGACATCCGTGATGATGTTCGTGATTTAGCAGCCATTGACGATGATGCTAGAGCCATGAGTAAACATTTCATTGACTTTTTGAAAGCCGATATTAAAGCGGGACGTATGCCAAAAGGACTCTTACCGTTACAATCCGGTGTAGGATCGGTAGCCAATGCGGTTGTCAGTGGCTTTGCTGAATCTGATTTTACTGATTTAGAAGTGTATACAGAAGTTATCCAAGATGGAATGCTAGACTTAGCGGATGCTGGGAAGTTAAAGTTTGCCTCAGGTACTTCTTTCTCACCATCACCTGCAGGCCTTGAAAGATTCTACAAGAATATTGATTCCTATCGCAAAATCATGATGCTGCGTCCGCAAGAAATTGCAAATAGCCCTGAAGTAGCTAGACGCATTGGTGTTATTGCCATGAATACTGCGATAGAACTTGACATATATGGGAATGTAAATTCCACACATATTATGGGAAGCAAAATGATGAATGGTATTGGCGGCTCAGGAGACTTTGCTCGTAATGCCTATTTAACCTGCTTCTTTAGTACCTCCACCGCCAAAAATGGCGCCATATCCTCCATCGTGCCTATGGTATCGCATGCAGACCATAGCGAACATGACGTGGATATCTTTGTAACAGAATTGGGTGTAGCCGATGTCCGTGGACTCAGTCCAAGAGAACGGGCGCGGGTAATTATAGAAAATTGTGCTCATCCTGACTATAAGCCAATGCTTATGGACTATTTGGAAAGAGCCGAGGCAGCTACCAAATGTGCCCATACACCACATATTTTATCAGAAGCCCTTTCATGGCATACCCGTTTCTTAGAAACTGGTAGCATGAAAAAGTAA
- a CDS encoding redox-sensing transcriptional repressor Rex, translating into MRDIKDKNAISKATIDRLPLYFRTLRLSQEEGMEIISSEELGQRLGVTPEQIRKDLASFGQFGKKGVGYYVSELIRNIGEILGLDYNWHIAVIGVGHLGWALANYRNFDSLGFNLVAMFDIDPNKIGQCIKGTEVFHLDRLKEVMEEKIIHIGIIAVPEAYAQGVADQLVANGIRGIWNFAPRKIRVPDSVRIINEDLSVGLSSLSFYLARQIPTN; encoded by the coding sequence TTGAGAGATATTAAGGATAAGAATGCCATTTCTAAGGCTACTATAGACCGTTTACCATTGTATTTTCGTACTCTTAGACTTAGCCAGGAAGAGGGTATGGAGATTATTTCTTCAGAAGAGTTGGGACAACGTTTAGGTGTAACTCCTGAACAAATTCGTAAAGATCTGGCATCTTTTGGTCAATTTGGTAAAAAGGGTGTTGGATATTATGTTAGTGAACTCATTCGCAACATTGGAGAAATACTAGGGCTAGATTATAATTGGCACATTGCTGTAATTGGTGTTGGACATTTAGGCTGGGCATTAGCTAATTATCGTAATTTTGACTCATTAGGTTTCAATTTAGTTGCTATGTTTGATATTGACCCCAATAAAATTGGGCAATGTATAAAAGGTACAGAGGTCTTTCATTTAGACCGTTTAAAAGAGGTGATGGAGGAGAAAATAATTCATATTGGCATTATTGCCGTACCAGAAGCGTATGCCCAAGGAGTAGCAGATCAGTTAGTTGCGAATGGGATACGTGGGATATGGAACTTTGCGCCAAGGAAAATACGGGTGCCTGATAGTGTCCGAATTATCAATGAGGACTTGTCTGTCGGACTAAGTAGTTTGTCTTTTTACTTAGCAAGGCAGATACCAACGAATTAA
- a CDS encoding O-antigen ligase yields the protein MPLSLKVSSGFLGLGALVWLGKMVVMRRMDFKATPFDLGVALLVTLSAASIWASPDRGFSFYNYYNLMGRYILIYYLAVNNIRSRGQVKRLVWSMLASALVVSLYGFYQYFFGATASAVEWVDGAQFPDLKMRVFSTLENPNLLAGFLVTMMAIAAGMGYKAATINSKVILAALVILFGGCLVLTYSRGAWLSVLAIVGMYGMLCNRKIFWLLLVVPIVGFFAHDALLERIMSITNPTDTSSTLRIALWESTIAMIMDKPFFGIGWGAYWMVYPDYDFFINNANTKIFHAHNMYLNIAAEIGIPGLFAFLVMMYGHFRLALSSVKGAAYHSSGVMLGIVGAICGLIVNGFTDYVLFNIQLSMLFWLLNALIVVVWQQNQQRYDQGHSLRKVI from the coding sequence TTGCCGCTGTCACTGAAGGTCAGCAGTGGGTTTTTAGGCCTTGGTGCACTGGTATGGCTAGGAAAAATGGTTGTAATGCGCAGGATGGATTTTAAGGCAACTCCTTTTGATTTAGGGGTCGCTTTGTTAGTTACATTATCTGCGGCTTCCATATGGGCTTCGCCTGACCGAGGATTTAGTTTTTATAATTACTATAATTTAATGGGAAGATACATATTAATTTACTATTTAGCTGTCAATAACATTCGCTCTCGAGGCCAAGTGAAACGATTGGTATGGAGTATGTTAGCATCAGCCTTAGTAGTTTCCTTATATGGATTTTATCAGTACTTCTTTGGTGCAACGGCTTCAGCCGTTGAGTGGGTAGATGGAGCGCAATTTCCTGATCTTAAAATGAGAGTATTTTCTACCTTAGAAAATCCTAATTTACTAGCTGGTTTTTTAGTAACTATGATGGCCATCGCCGCAGGTATGGGATATAAAGCGGCTACGATTAATAGTAAAGTGATCCTAGCTGCGTTGGTTATTCTATTTGGTGGGTGTTTAGTTCTTACCTATTCACGGGGTGCTTGGCTCAGTGTATTAGCAATCGTTGGCATGTATGGCATGTTGTGTAATCGTAAAATCTTTTGGTTGCTACTGGTAGTACCTATTGTTGGATTTTTTGCTCATGATGCCTTATTAGAGCGAATTATGTCCATCACAAATCCTACAGATACCTCATCTACCTTGCGGATTGCCTTATGGGAAAGCACGATTGCGATGATAATGGATAAACCTTTTTTCGGTATCGGTTGGGGTGCTTATTGGATGGTATATCCTGACTATGACTTTTTCATAAATAATGCGAATACTAAAATTTTTCACGCACATAATATGTACTTAAATATTGCTGCTGAGATTGGTATTCCAGGTTTGTTTGCTTTTTTAGTTATGATGTATGGACACTTTCGTTTAGCTTTGTCCTCGGTAAAAGGAGCAGCATATCATTCATCAGGTGTTATGCTGGGGATAGTAGGAGCGATTTGTGGCCTTATTGTGAACGGATTTACAGACTATGTACTGTTTAATATACAATTATCTATGTTATTTTGGTTGTTAAATGCGCTGATTGTTGTTGTTTGGCAACAGAATCAGCAGCGTTATGATCAAGGTCATTCTTTAAGAAAAGTAATATAA
- a CDS encoding folylpolyglutamate synthase/dihydrofolate synthase family protein, whose product MTYEESLNYLANLNKFGINLGLARIEKLLELMDHPEKKFKSIHVAGTNGKGSTTAMLASILSSGGIKTGMYTSPHLAEYTERMIVDGQEASPEEFAQAIAYTSQFVDRIVSQGFDHPTEFEVLTAAAFYYFASCEVEYAVIEVGLGGLLDSTNVIMPILSVITNVTLDHMDKCGSTIEEIAHHKSGIIKQGVPVVTAAKGHALEVIIKTAQEKSTACYIYGQDFSGTFLGMDEYYQKVGVKLKEQGEIGSFAVNLLGGHQVNNCAVAVMTGLILGKSEKRIDLLAIEKGLRKVCWPGRFEIVSKSPTIIIDGAHNPDGARALRENLDQFYGHKEIVFLLGILQDKDVKTIVTTLIRPADKVVVVAPISQRAGKPEDVAREIQAAYVEVAHSISEGLDKAKLLAGEGNVICIAGSLYLIGEARKIICK is encoded by the coding sequence ATGACATATGAAGAATCCTTAAACTACTTAGCAAATTTAAATAAGTTTGGCATTAACTTGGGTTTAGCGCGAATTGAAAAGCTGTTGGAATTAATGGATCATCCAGAAAAAAAGTTTAAAAGTATTCATGTGGCAGGAACAAATGGTAAAGGTTCAACAACTGCCATGCTCGCTTCTATTTTAAGTAGTGGAGGCATAAAAACGGGCATGTATACTTCACCCCATTTGGCGGAATATACGGAGCGGATGATTGTGGATGGACAAGAGGCATCACCAGAGGAATTTGCCCAAGCAATTGCGTATACAAGCCAATTTGTGGATAGAATAGTATCACAAGGTTTTGATCATCCAACAGAGTTTGAGGTATTAACAGCAGCAGCATTTTACTATTTTGCATCGTGTGAAGTAGAGTATGCTGTTATAGAGGTGGGGTTAGGTGGGTTGCTTGACTCGACCAATGTTATTATGCCAATTTTATCTGTAATTACAAATGTTACATTAGATCATATGGATAAGTGTGGCAGCACCATTGAAGAAATTGCGCATCACAAATCCGGTATTATTAAGCAAGGGGTCCCCGTAGTTACAGCAGCTAAAGGACACGCCTTAGAGGTAATTATAAAAACTGCTCAGGAGAAATCTACAGCATGTTATATATATGGACAGGATTTTTCCGGGACTTTTCTCGGAATGGATGAGTATTATCAAAAAGTGGGAGTAAAGCTTAAAGAACAAGGGGAAATTGGAAGCTTTGCTGTTAATCTTCTAGGTGGCCATCAAGTTAATAATTGTGCAGTAGCTGTTATGACCGGATTGATCCTAGGGAAAAGTGAAAAAAGAATTGATTTACTAGCAATTGAAAAAGGTTTGCGCAAGGTTTGTTGGCCTGGAAGATTTGAAATAGTATCGAAAAGCCCAACGATTATTATTGATGGTGCTCACAATCCAGATGGAGCAAGAGCGCTGCGTGAAAATTTAGATCAATTTTATGGTCATAAGGAAATTGTATTCTTATTGGGGATTTTACAAGATAAAGATGTGAAAACAATTGTTACAACCCTAATACGTCCTGCGGATAAGGTTGTTGTAGTAGCTCCTATCTCTCAGCGGGCGGGCAAGCCAGAGGATGTTGCCCGGGAAATACAAGCGGCTTATGTAGAAGTAGCTCACTCTATTAGTGAAGGTTTAGATAAAGCCAAATTATTAGCTGGAGAGGGCAATGTGATCTGCATTGCAGGTTCTTTGTACTTAATTGGTGAGGCTAGGAAAATAATATGTAAGTAG